A genome region from Dickeya chrysanthemi NCPPB 402 includes the following:
- a CDS encoding GTPase family protein, which produces MRNQEGLHLLQASLTDLPEWASERVMQHIRQLTHYEPVIGIMGKTGAGKSSLCNALFAGEVSPVSDVSAFTREPLRLRLNVGERCMTLVDLPGVGESERRDIEYAAMYRQQLPHLDLVLWLIKADDRALAVDEHFYHQVIGEAWRHKVLFVVSQADKIEPTEGGVKALSAKQRQSLARKIALLHTLFLPVHPVCAVSVRLRWGLSHMAALMVASLPREASSPLVTQLQPPLRSERVTQKARDDFADTVGSTLDTVSRLPLIPATVRTLIQTLRDTVVSVARALWAVFF; this is translated from the coding sequence ATGAGAAATCAGGAAGGCCTACATTTGTTGCAGGCCTCACTCACGGACTTACCAGAATGGGCCTCAGAACGAGTCATGCAGCATATCCGGCAGTTGACCCACTACGAGCCGGTTATCGGCATTATGGGCAAGACCGGTGCAGGCAAGAGCAGCCTGTGTAATGCGCTGTTCGCCGGTGAGGTGTCGCCGGTCAGTGATGTGTCGGCCTTTACCCGTGAGCCGTTGCGCTTGCGCCTTAACGTGGGTGAGCGTTGCATGACGCTGGTAGACCTGCCCGGTGTCGGTGAAAGTGAACGGCGTGATATTGAGTATGCCGCGATGTATCGCCAGCAACTTCCGCATCTCGATCTGGTGCTGTGGCTAATCAAGGCCGATGACCGGGCGCTGGCAGTGGACGAGCACTTTTACCATCAGGTGATTGGCGAAGCCTGGCGGCACAAGGTGTTGTTTGTGGTCAGTCAGGCGGACAAGATTGAACCCACTGAGGGTGGCGTGAAGGCGTTGTCTGCCAAACAACGGCAAAGCCTTGCGCGCAAAATCGCCCTGCTGCACACCCTGTTTTTGCCGGTGCACCCGGTCTGCGCGGTTTCGGTGCGGCTGCGCTGGGGGCTGTCGCACATGGCGGCGCTGATGGTGGCAAGCCTGCCACGCGAAGCCAGCAGCCCGCTGGTCACACAGCTACAGCCGCCCCTTCGTAGCGAACGCGTTACTCAAAAAGCCCGTGATGATTTTGCCGATACGGTGGGCAGCACGCTCGATACCGTCAGCCGTCTGCCGCTGATACCGGCCACGGTGCGCACGCTTATTCAGACGCTGCGCGATACCGTGGTGTCCGTGGCCCGCGCTTTGTGGGCGGTGTTCTTCTAA
- a CDS encoding DUF932 domain-containing protein yields MTRLASRFGAANLIRRDRPLTREELFRTVPSVFSEEKHESRSDRYTYIPTITLLDNLQREGFQPFFACQTRVRDDSRREHTKHMLRLRREGQITGHQVPEIILLNSHDGSSSYQMLPGLFRQVCQNGLICGESFGEVRVPHKGDVVGRVIEGAYEVLDTFERIEEKRDAMQSLLLPPPVQSALANAALTYRFGEAHQPVTAAQILTPRRWQDDRQDLWTTFQRIQENLIKGGLPGRNPQGKRARTRAVSSIDNDVRLNRALWVLAESLLTQCQGGAC; encoded by the coding sequence ATGACCCGTCTGGCCTCGCGCTTTGGCGCAGCAAACCTTATCCGCCGTGACCGTCCGTTAACCCGCGAAGAGCTGTTTCGCACCGTACCCAGTGTGTTCAGTGAGGAAAAGCATGAGTCCCGCAGCGATCGATACACTTACATTCCGACGATTACCCTTCTGGATAATTTACAACGTGAAGGCTTCCAGCCGTTCTTTGCCTGCCAGACCCGCGTGCGCGACGACAGCCGTCGCGAGCACACCAAACACATGCTGCGCCTGCGTCGGGAAGGGCAAATCACCGGCCATCAGGTGCCGGAAATCATCCTGCTCAACAGCCATGACGGCTCCAGCAGCTACCAGATGCTGCCGGGGCTGTTCCGACAGGTGTGCCAGAACGGGCTGATTTGTGGCGAAAGTTTTGGCGAGGTGCGGGTACCCCATAAAGGCGATGTGGTGGGCCGGGTGATTGAAGGCGCGTATGAGGTGCTGGATACCTTTGAGCGCATCGAGGAAAAGCGCGATGCCATGCAGTCGTTGCTGTTGCCGCCTCCGGTGCAATCCGCGCTGGCAAACGCCGCCCTGACGTACCGTTTTGGTGAGGCGCATCAGCCGGTGACGGCAGCGCAAATCCTGACGCCGCGCCGCTGGCAGGACGACCGGCAAGACCTGTGGACTACCTTTCAGCGTATTCAGGAGAACCTGATAAAGGGCGGGCTGCCCGGTCGCAACCCGCAGGGGAAACGGGCCCGCACCCGTGCCGTCAGCAGCATCGACAACGATGTGCGGCTCAACCGGGCGCTGTGGGTGCTGGCGGAAAGTCTGCTGACGCAGTGTCAGGGGGGAGCATGTTAA
- a CDS encoding DeoR family transcriptional regulator: MTQAERRHDRLAVRLSLIISRLVAGETLNVARLAAEFGVSTRTLRRDFRERLMYLDLEYSQGHCRLRTLGGGVQGALDALTFAHRAGLADIFPGLDRRLAGTLLTAGGMPCLVWQPPQAISPGSALVFYRLVSAIIAFQRVLLLADGERCDGLAPYRLISLDGRWYLTGELNGHITVHLLTAIHAVTVLNTTFIPRKRLSHLTTQAGFIQALPHFGFIRTVLSPAPSEKIKEDSAS; encoded by the coding sequence ATGACACAGGCAGAGCGCCGCCATGACCGGCTTGCTGTCAGGCTGTCACTGATAATCAGCCGCCTGGTTGCCGGTGAAACGCTGAATGTGGCCCGGCTGGCTGCCGAGTTTGGCGTGTCAACCCGCACCTTGCGGCGGGATTTTCGCGAGCGGCTGATGTATCTGGACTTGGAATACAGTCAGGGACATTGCCGCCTGCGCACCCTGGGTGGTGGAGTACAGGGGGCGCTGGATGCCCTGACCTTTGCACACCGGGCCGGACTTGCCGATATTTTTCCGGGGCTGGACCGGCGTCTGGCAGGTACGTTACTGACTGCCGGAGGGATGCCCTGCCTGGTTTGGCAGCCACCCCAGGCAATATCCCCCGGCAGCGCACTGGTGTTTTATCGGCTGGTCAGTGCCATTATCGCGTTTCAGCGGGTTCTGCTTCTGGCCGACGGGGAACGCTGTGACGGACTGGCACCGTACCGCCTGATATCCCTCGATGGTCGCTGGTATCTGACCGGCGAACTGAACGGGCATATCACGGTTCACCTGCTGACGGCCATTCATGCTGTAACGGTATTGAACACCACCTTTATCCCACGAAAGCGCCTGAGCCACTTAACCACACAAGCGGGCTTTATCCAGGCACTTCCGCACTTTGGCTTTATTCGTACCGTTCTATCACCAGCACCATCTGAAAAAATCAAAGAGGATTCAGCCAGTTAA
- the radC gene encoding RadC family protein, with protein MSEFSPSSPLSEHEQRIIRRAQRLLERHLRQPGEQFTASSYTRMWLQLHLAPLEREVFMVLFLDNQHRLIDRETMSLGSINHVDIPIREIVKAALRHNAAAVILAHNHPSGHAEPSTPDRALTERLKSALELVDIRTLDHLVIGGSQVVSFAERGWL; from the coding sequence ATGTCTGAATTCTCACCGAGTTCGCCGTTGTCTGAGCACGAACAACGGATTATCCGCCGGGCCCAGCGCCTGCTGGAGCGCCACCTGCGCCAGCCGGGCGAGCAGTTTACCGCCTCATCCTATACCCGAATGTGGCTGCAACTGCATCTGGCCCCGCTGGAGCGGGAGGTGTTCATGGTGCTGTTTCTCGATAACCAGCATCGCCTGATAGACCGGGAAACCATGTCGCTGGGCAGCATCAACCATGTCGATATTCCCATCAGAGAAATCGTCAAGGCGGCCCTGCGCCACAACGCGGCGGCGGTGATCCTGGCGCACAATCACCCATCCGGCCATGCCGAACCGAGCACGCCAGACCGGGCGCTTACCGAACGGCTAAAAAGCGCTCTTGAGCTGGTGGATATCCGCACGCTGGATCATCTGGTCATTGGCGGCAGTCAGGTGGTGTCGTTCGCCGAACGCGGCTGGCTGTAA
- a CDS encoding type IV toxin-antitoxin system YeeU family antitoxin has translation MSLSDAPEWGLEHTLKPRFGARLVQEGCHLHFLADRAGVTGTFSATVACHLEHRFPLMVKQLEQKLVTGELDPYRQQRVTLHDGVLTCEADTLGSAGYVYITIYPTTAATPATAFPSP, from the coding sequence TTGTCATTATCGGATGCCCCGGAATGGGGGCTTGAACACACCCTGAAACCGCGCTTTGGAGCCCGGCTGGTACAGGAAGGGTGTCACCTGCATTTTCTCGCCGATCGTGCCGGTGTGACTGGCACCTTCAGTGCAACCGTGGCCTGCCATCTGGAACACCGTTTCCCACTGATGGTGAAACAACTGGAGCAAAAGCTTGTGACCGGTGAGCTCGATCCCTACCGACAGCAACGCGTCACGCTGCATGACGGCGTACTGACCTGCGAGGCCGATACACTGGGCAGTGCGGGCTACGTCTATATCACGATTTACCCGACCACGGCGGCCACACCGGCAACTGCATTCCCTTCACCTTAA
- a CDS encoding TA system toxin CbtA family protein, whose protein sequence is METPSPSPAREASSCLSPVNVWQQLLTYLLDKHYGLTLNDTPFCEEAEIQAHLDAGVSLPDAVNFLVERYELVRIDRSGFIWQEQQPFLNAVDILRARRATGLLKP, encoded by the coding sequence ATGGAAACACCATCCCCATCCCCGGCGCGGGAGGCATCATCATGCCTGTCACCTGTAAATGTCTGGCAACAGTTATTAACTTACCTGCTGGACAAGCACTACGGGCTGACGCTCAACGACACGCCGTTTTGCGAGGAAGCCGAGATCCAGGCCCACCTCGACGCCGGAGTTTCGCTGCCGGACGCCGTGAACTTTCTGGTGGAGCGCTATGAGCTGGTGCGTATCGATCGCAGCGGTTTTATCTGGCAGGAACAACAACCGTTTCTGAACGCGGTCGATATTCTCCGCGCCAGACGCGCCACCGGCCTGCTCAAGCCATAA
- a CDS encoding DUF4942 domain-containing protein yields MHTEPEVLTDHTELIGSTNIARIVTGHDAALQQIEQLITQLQAISTLTATIGGGTAEDWALKPGHRYDCWLTETPDKAMPAIIRTLDSHIWRNLMLKSGMLSLMDAQARSQWHKNLDEGDLPTISEANILSTFEQLHQSKREVFERGVINVFKGLSWDYKTNHPCYFGKKIIISNLVTYHRWGFGLNWGWRRDQLADLERMLSLLDGKPIPDNRGDVTIRLMNHIRDNPHQQEYEDAYFSVRYFQKGTGHLIFKRPDLIDQMNDIIAKHYPGMLAAR; encoded by the coding sequence ATGCACACTGAACCCGAGGTGTTAACCGACCACACCGAACTGATTGGCTCGACCAACATTGCGCGTATCGTCACTGGACATGATGCCGCGCTGCAACAGATAGAACAGCTCATTACCCAGTTACAGGCTATTTCAACGCTAACGGCGACTATCGGTGGCGGCACCGCTGAAGACTGGGCATTGAAGCCAGGGCATCGCTATGATTGCTGGCTGACAGAAACGCCTGACAAGGCGATGCCAGCCATTATCCGCACGCTGGACAGCCATATCTGGCGCAACCTGATGCTGAAATCCGGCATGTTGTCATTGATGGACGCACAAGCCCGCAGCCAGTGGCATAAGAATCTGGACGAGGGCGACCTGCCGACCATCAGCGAAGCCAATATTCTCAGCACGTTTGAACAACTTCACCAGAGTAAGCGGGAGGTATTCGAACGCGGGGTGATTAATGTATTCAAGGGGCTATCGTGGGATTATAAAACCAACCATCCTTGCTACTTTGGCAAGAAAATCATCATCAGCAATCTGGTGACGTACCACCGTTGGGGCTTTGGCCTGAACTGGGGCTGGCGACGCGATCAACTGGCCGATCTGGAGCGGATGCTGTCCTTGCTGGATGGCAAACCCATTCCTGATAACCGGGGCGATGTGACTATCCGGCTAATGAACCATATCCGTGATAATCCTCATCAGCAAGAATACGAAGATGCGTATTTTAGTGTGCGTTACTTTCAGAAAGGCACCGGGCATCTCATCTTTAAACGCCCTGACTTGATCGATCAGATGAACGACATTATCGCCAAACATTATCCGGGGATGTTGGCGGCGAGGTAG
- a CDS encoding DUF4433 domain-containing protein, whose protein sequence is MPIPERPKIYHILHIDRLRSIIAQGLLSDEQISVRHGAGTMIGMSSIKQRRLHELTLTNYPNLYVGQCVPFYFCPRSVMLYLIYKSNHPELAYRGGQEPILHLEADLYTTIAWAEQHRQRWAFTLSNAGSLYFEDRCQQSQLGELNWEAIQSNQWSGGNGTKEAKQAEFLIERCFPWHLIERIGVHSPLIYQQVANMIPLGGHRPPVEVKREWYY, encoded by the coding sequence ATGCCGATCCCTGAGCGTCCCAAGATTTACCACATCCTTCACATCGATCGACTTCGTTCGATCATTGCCCAAGGGTTGTTGTCTGACGAGCAAATCTCGGTTCGTCATGGTGCCGGTACAATGATAGGTATGAGTAGCATTAAGCAGCGTCGGCTCCATGAGTTGACGCTCACAAACTATCCCAATCTGTATGTGGGACAATGTGTGCCTTTTTATTTTTGTCCCCGCTCTGTCATGCTATACCTGATATACAAGTCCAATCATCCAGAGTTGGCTTACCGTGGTGGTCAGGAACCTATTTTGCATCTTGAAGCTGACCTCTATACAACCATTGCATGGGCGGAGCAACATCGCCAACGCTGGGCGTTTACATTATCTAATGCCGGTTCACTTTACTTCGAAGATCGTTGTCAACAATCCCAGCTTGGAGAACTGAACTGGGAAGCGATACAAAGCAATCAGTGGAGCGGCGGTAATGGAACTAAAGAGGCGAAACAGGCTGAGTTTTTGATTGAGCGCTGTTTCCCTTGGCATTTAATTGAGCGCATCGGTGTTCATTCACCTTTGATTTATCAGCAGGTTGCTAACATGATCCCGCTTGGCGGGCATCGTCCTCCTGTTGAGGTGAAACGAGAATGGTACTACTGA
- a CDS encoding macro domain-containing protein, translating into MIEYRQGDILQAETEAIINTVNCVGVMGRGIALQFKNAYPDNFKAYAASCKAKQVVPGKMFVFETGQLTNPRYIINFPTKRHWKGKSRLEDIVAGLDDLVAVIRQHDIRSIAIPPLGSGLGGLDWQDVKPLIESAVQPLESVQIAIYDPNGAPSSERMVHKTEVPKMTAGRAALVELMQRYLNGLLDPFISLLELHKLMYFMQESGEPLRLKYQKAHYGPYAENLRHVLNAIEGHMISGYSDGGDMPDKQLALVPGVAEEAKAFLEQQEETYRRFQKVSDLVEGFESPFGLELLSTVHWTMQYESLTSPEDVTDFIYAWNERKRQFTPRQISLAVDTLHRKGWLTSNVA; encoded by the coding sequence ATGATTGAATACAGACAGGGCGATATCCTCCAGGCAGAGACTGAAGCTATCATCAATACCGTTAATTGCGTCGGCGTAATGGGGCGAGGCATTGCATTGCAATTTAAAAATGCCTACCCGGATAACTTCAAAGCTTATGCTGCATCCTGTAAAGCAAAACAAGTTGTTCCGGGCAAAATGTTCGTCTTTGAGACCGGGCAGTTAACAAACCCTCGTTATATCATTAACTTTCCGACCAAACGCCACTGGAAAGGGAAAAGTCGTCTTGAAGATATTGTTGCAGGATTGGACGATTTGGTCGCCGTTATCCGGCAACATGATATTCGCTCCATTGCCATTCCCCCATTAGGGAGTGGCTTAGGCGGCCTGGACTGGCAAGATGTTAAGCCCCTGATTGAGTCTGCCGTTCAACCGCTTGAGTCCGTACAAATTGCGATTTACGATCCCAACGGCGCACCATCATCGGAACGTATGGTACATAAAACAGAAGTGCCAAAGATGACAGCAGGGCGAGCCGCATTGGTTGAACTGATGCAGCGTTATCTTAATGGGTTGTTAGATCCGTTCATCTCTTTACTAGAATTACATAAGCTGATGTATTTCATGCAAGAATCCGGGGAACCATTACGCCTTAAGTATCAGAAAGCGCATTATGGGCCTTATGCGGAAAACCTACGGCATGTGCTTAACGCGATCGAGGGGCATATGATCTCAGGGTATTCGGATGGCGGTGATATGCCTGATAAGCAACTCGCGCTGGTTCCCGGTGTGGCAGAGGAAGCAAAAGCGTTTCTTGAGCAGCAAGAAGAGACTTACCGCCGCTTTCAGAAAGTATCTGATTTGGTAGAAGGTTTCGAATCGCCTTTTGGTTTGGAACTCCTTTCAACGGTTCACTGGACAATGCAATATGAATCGCTGACGTCCCCGGAAGATGTTACTGATTTTATCTATGCCTGGAATGAAAGAAAGCGGCAATTCACACCACGTCAGATATCTTTAGCCGTAGATACATTGCATCGTAAGGGGTGGTTAACTTCAAACGTTGCTTAA
- a CDS encoding tyrosine-type recombinase/integrase encodes MTIIITQDRQLASLSVTEEEKENVVSVKSKAGGGLYVRVRYGSESKSWIYRYRIAQKQIKLTLGSYPAMSLAQARQAHADAAELVKKGIDPRYVKKNEKQQNEQMPIFADLWQNWLAFRTESKPLSARTIADYEGTYRRHLEKALGNIRVNDLSRSVIFEHLSRVRKESSEGVRKGLIILNLALDHATLQGLIEHNPARLLKPAMFGASMGKPRERWLPQNELHMLWKALDEASVGGGSIAAGGRGIASSVVMSLSVANALRLIIFTGVRRSEAAEMRWDQINGDRWTIPATKNGKSHIVTLHPHALSLIQEQRVITEGAYVFGSTSKSGFPITGDALTRALERVRSKYLAELTPFSPHDLRRSVATGCAEYLDAPERLIELLLNHVPKDRLIRTYQVGQQADKLKKLFLRWGDFIQQEIINPSGAMPDNVVKVQFGGK; translated from the coding sequence ATGACAATCATCATCACTCAGGATCGACAGTTGGCATCCCTTTCAGTCACTGAAGAAGAGAAAGAAAACGTTGTCTCAGTCAAATCAAAAGCGGGTGGAGGCCTCTACGTTCGCGTACGCTATGGCAGCGAGAGTAAAAGCTGGATTTATCGTTACAGGATCGCACAAAAGCAAATCAAACTGACATTGGGTAGCTACCCTGCTATGAGCTTGGCTCAGGCTCGTCAGGCCCATGCCGACGCAGCAGAGCTGGTGAAGAAAGGCATTGATCCTCGTTACGTCAAAAAAAATGAGAAACAGCAAAACGAGCAAATGCCAATATTCGCTGACTTGTGGCAAAACTGGTTGGCATTCAGAACTGAGAGTAAACCCCTCAGCGCCCGCACCATTGCTGACTATGAAGGAACCTATCGCCGTCATCTTGAAAAAGCTTTGGGCAATATACGCGTTAACGATCTTTCACGCTCTGTCATTTTCGAGCATCTCAGCCGCGTGAGAAAGGAAAGCTCAGAAGGGGTTCGCAAAGGATTAATCATCCTGAATCTGGCCCTTGATCATGCCACGTTACAAGGACTGATTGAACATAACCCTGCTCGTCTACTCAAACCTGCCATGTTTGGCGCATCAATGGGTAAACCTCGTGAACGTTGGTTACCACAAAACGAACTCCACATGCTTTGGAAAGCACTTGATGAAGCCTCTGTTGGTGGTGGCTCCATTGCAGCAGGTGGTCGAGGAATAGCATCGAGCGTGGTGATGTCATTATCCGTTGCGAATGCACTTCGCCTGATCATATTCACGGGTGTTCGCCGGTCAGAAGCAGCAGAAATGCGTTGGGATCAAATTAACGGTGATCGTTGGACTATTCCTGCTACAAAAAATGGCAAAAGCCACATTGTCACACTACATCCCCACGCCTTATCCCTCATTCAAGAACAGCGCGTGATCACTGAAGGGGCGTATGTTTTCGGCTCCACCAGCAAGTCTGGATTTCCTATAACCGGTGATGCCCTCACACGTGCTCTGGAACGTGTGAGATCTAAATATCTTGCGGAACTTACGCCCTTCTCTCCTCATGACTTACGTCGCAGCGTGGCCACTGGTTGTGCAGAATATTTGGATGCACCAGAACGCTTGATAGAACTTCTGCTGAACCACGTTCCTAAAGATCGATTAATTCGGACTTATCAAGTTGGGCAACAAGCGGACAAACTGAAAAAGCTATTTCTACGCTGGGGTGATTTTATTCAGCAGGAAATCATTAACCCATCAGGGGCGATGCCAGATAATGTCGTTAAAGTTCAGTTTGGTGGTAAGTAA
- a CDS encoding helix-turn-helix domain-containing protein: MASTYTAEYQLVIKTLREARIAKGITQEMLAQALERPQSFIAKVENGERRLDVVEFVQLARLLALDPAQVLNSIPFRLKPLS; this comes from the coding sequence ATGGCTTCCACCTACACCGCTGAATATCAACTCGTTATCAAAACGCTGCGTGAAGCGCGTATCGCCAAAGGCATCACACAGGAAATGCTGGCGCAGGCGCTGGAACGCCCGCAATCGTTTATTGCCAAGGTCGAAAACGGGGAACGCAGACTGGATGTGGTGGAGTTTGTTCAACTGGCTCGTCTGCTGGCGCTTGACCCCGCTCAGGTGCTTAACAGCATCCCTTTCAGGCTCAAGCCATTGAGTTAA
- a CDS encoding helix-turn-helix domain-containing protein: MASTYSAEYQRIIKALRAARIAQGVTQTTLAQALGKPQSFIAKIENGERRLDIVEFIHISRLLSLDPIALLHLLLNS; the protein is encoded by the coding sequence ATGGCATCAACTTATTCAGCCGAGTACCAGCGCATTATCAAAGCCCTGCGCGCAGCCAGAATCGCTCAAGGCGTGACTCAGACAACACTGGCACAAGCTCTCGGTAAACCACAATCCTTCATTGCCAAAATCGAGAACGGCGAGCGCAGGCTTGATATTGTGGAATTCATACACATCAGCCGCCTGCTTTCACTCGATCCTATCGCGCTCTTGCACCTGCTACTGAACAGCTAG
- a CDS encoding helix-turn-helix domain-containing protein translates to METGDWHPADIIAALRKRGTTLAALSRQHGLASSTLANALSRHWPKGERLIAQAVEKTPQEIWPSRYRRVTQQRQGKDINGD, encoded by the coding sequence ATGGAAACAGGTGACTGGCATCCGGCAGATATCATTGCCGCATTAAGAAAACGGGGAACCACGCTGGCGGCACTATCACGCCAGCATGGGCTGGCCTCGTCAACGCTGGCGAATGCGTTATCCCGACATTGGCCGAAAGGGGAAAGACTGATCGCGCAGGCAGTAGAAAAAACACCGCAAGAAATCTGGCCGTCGCGCTATCGGCGCGTGACACAGCAACGACAGGGAAAAGACATTAACGGCGATTAA
- a CDS encoding methylated-DNA--[protein]-cysteine S-methyltransferase, translating to MSDYARIADAITFIASRVNRQPTLDEIAAHVHLSPFHFQRLFSRWAGVTPKRFLQVLTLERAKALLRESRPLLDVADSVGLSSGSRLYDHFVHLEAVTPGEYQQQGAGLVIEYAVHDTPFGNAFIAVTPRGICSLSFLDNADAGEQRAELHNMWPHALLHENQPRIRTVIETMFAVKKPPDRPISLHVTGTNFQISVWKALLKIPPATVVSYSQVAAAVGHHNAARAVGLAVGANPVAFLIPCHRVIQQSGKIGGYHWGETRKHALHAWESARYE from the coding sequence ATGTCAGACTACGCACGCATAGCCGATGCCATCACATTTATCGCCAGCCGGGTCAACCGCCAGCCGACGCTCGACGAAATTGCCGCACACGTGCACTTAAGCCCCTTCCACTTCCAGCGGCTGTTTAGTCGCTGGGCCGGCGTCACACCGAAACGCTTCCTGCAAGTGCTGACCCTTGAACGGGCCAAGGCGTTGCTGCGCGAGTCAAGGCCGCTACTCGACGTGGCCGACTCGGTGGGGTTAAGCAGCGGCTCACGGTTGTACGACCACTTCGTTCATCTGGAAGCGGTAACACCGGGGGAATACCAACAACAGGGTGCAGGCTTGGTGATCGAATACGCGGTTCACGATACGCCGTTCGGCAACGCGTTTATTGCCGTCACCCCCCGGGGTATCTGTAGCCTTTCCTTTCTGGACAACGCAGACGCAGGCGAGCAACGGGCAGAATTACATAACATGTGGCCACATGCCTTGCTGCATGAAAATCAGCCACGGATACGAACGGTGATAGAAACGATGTTCGCGGTAAAAAAGCCGCCGGACCGCCCAATCTCGTTACATGTTACCGGCACCAACTTTCAGATTAGCGTCTGGAAAGCGCTGTTGAAAATCCCCCCGGCAACCGTCGTGAGCTATTCCCAGGTGGCCGCCGCCGTCGGGCATCACAATGCAGCAAGAGCCGTTGGCCTGGCCGTCGGCGCCAATCCGGTCGCCTTCCTGATACCTTGCCACCGCGTCATCCAACAGAGCGGAAAAATCGGCGGCTACCACTGGGGAGAAACCCGAAAACACGCGCTTCACGCCTGGGAATCGGCACGGTATGAGTAG
- a CDS encoding SGNH/GDSL hydrolase family protein, which produces MKIKNTLCLHIMMATLAVLFLSVPPLVTSFDPPLKFQPLIRTLEGTPKELKEKIAAISHALQGNAIFFIGASEVSTSEDEYYAVYNYFNNQLQRPVVAYGDIYIDNITHFLLLARFKNDLNASSKVVLQLAPDSFYGDGIPPAVFADNFPAPIFNPLMEDEQARPLLVDYLQHINEDEISHLTFGQMKIYGWRPTIIWQAVSYQFANFCEMIKKYWLDVLQIVPQPERPWPRQPNNAITPDWDRELAHAQELNKSRQQSAETLWMDKSVFDDDPTQDEWDNAPLFPTQMETFEATIKLLKARNVQVVVIMDAVNPWAIKNHEKFQSVDKQIKAILDEHQVPYLDMYALPYQNGWNWDRLHPTDPAWVVMDRFIAESFK; this is translated from the coding sequence ATGAAAATCAAAAATACTCTCTGCCTACATATCATGATGGCGACCCTTGCCGTCTTGTTTCTTAGTGTTCCCCCGCTGGTGACAAGCTTTGATCCGCCGCTAAAATTTCAGCCGTTGATTAGAACCCTGGAAGGAACGCCAAAAGAGCTGAAAGAAAAAATAGCCGCCATTTCCCATGCGTTGCAGGGTAATGCCATCTTCTTCATCGGAGCCTCCGAGGTTTCTACGTCCGAAGATGAATATTACGCGGTGTATAATTACTTTAATAACCAGCTGCAGCGGCCGGTGGTCGCTTATGGTGATATTTATATCGATAATATCACGCATTTTTTACTTCTGGCACGTTTTAAAAACGACCTGAACGCGAGCAGCAAGGTCGTGTTGCAACTGGCACCCGATAGTTTTTACGGTGATGGTATCCCACCGGCGGTTTTTGCCGATAATTTCCCAGCGCCGATTTTTAACCCGCTGATGGAAGATGAGCAGGCACGTCCTTTACTGGTTGATTATTTACAGCATATTAATGAGGACGAGATCAGTCATTTAACGTTTGGTCAAATGAAGATTTATGGCTGGCGTCCGACTATTATTTGGCAAGCGGTGAGTTATCAGTTTGCAAATTTCTGCGAAATGATAAAAAAGTATTGGCTGGACGTGTTGCAGATTGTTCCTCAACCGGAAAGACCGTGGCCTCGCCAGCCCAATAACGCGATTACGCCGGATTGGGATCGTGAATTGGCGCATGCTCAGGAACTGAATAAATCCCGCCAGCAAAGCGCAGAAACGTTGTGGATGGATAAGTCTGTTTTCGACGACGACCCAACGCAGGATGAATGGGATAACGCGCCGCTATTTCCCACGCAAATGGAGACGTTTGAAGCGACGATAAAACTGCTGAAAGCGCGTAACGTCCAGGTGGTGGTGATTATGGATGCAGTCAATCCGTGGGCGATTAAAAATCACGAGAAATTTCAGTCGGTTGATAAACAAATCAAGGCGATTTTGGATGAACATCAGGTGCCTTATCTGGATATGTACGCACTGCCTTATCAGAATGGCTGGAACTGGGACCGGTTGCATCCAACAGACCCGGCATGGGTGGTGATGGACCGTTTTATTGCTGAGAGTTTTAAATGA